TGAAACATGTACGCCAGAAAGAGGACCACGAGCACTGTAATCCCTATGACCCACAGTATCTGGGGCAGTATCGCTGCTCCTCCTATTTGAATTGGCTTCGCGCTTGAGAAGGGTTCCAGCGGGTGGGAATCCTTGCCCCAGACTACCATGGCAAGGCCTTTCAGAATGATGGAGACCGCAATGGTTATCAGGATCAGTGTTACCAGGGAGGGATTCTTCAGGGGATGGATGGTGAATCTCTCAAAGGCTATTCCGACAAGGGTGACAAGAGCGATAGCCATGAAGAACGAGATCACCAGGCTGAAGTGGAATGCTTCATGAAACATGATCATCGACATGCCGCCGAGAACAACAAACTCGCCCTGGGCAAAATTCAAAATATCGGTTGCATTGTAAATGATGTTGAAACCGATCGCCACCATTGCGTAGATGCTGCCGATAGTAATGCCTGTCAAGAATAGCTGAAATATCTGGGACGATAATGTCAAATTCGGTCCTCGTTTTCTGTGTGCTATGCAGGATCGGTTAGATCCCCGATCTAGTCATCCAGTGTCTTCTACCTTCACTACTGAAGGATCCTGGATTCGGCTGTACAGTTCACTCTTGACCTGTCTGCCATAACCGAACAATTCGTCCATGGATACCAGAAAACGGGTCAATATGTCTCGTTCAGCCAGTGTTCTGACCAACCTGTGGACGAACGTGTTGGGCTTGTTCCATGGACAGACCCTGATGCAAACAGAACAGTGTGTTCCATTTGCAACCCACCAGTCAAAGCAGTCCATTGCGTGAATCGGCCATTTCAGGACGCCTTCCGCATTGGATTTATCCCAGGCCTTGTCTGTTCTCGGGCGGGGCATAATTGCGCGGCTGGGGCAGTACTCGGCGCAGAGGCCGCATTTCTCACAGAATCTCTGGACGCCTATGTCTATTG
This window of the Deltaproteobacteria bacterium genome carries:
- a CDS encoding branched-chain amino acid ABC transporter permease, which gives rise to MTLSSQIFQLFLTGITIGSIYAMVAIGFNIIYNATDILNFAQGEFVVLGGMSMIMFHEAFHFSLVISFFMAIALVTLVGIAFERFTIHPLKNPSLVTLILITIAVSIILKGLAMVVWGKDSHPLEPFSSAKPIQIGGAAILPQILWVIGITVLVVLFLAYMFQFTMIGKALRACAINRDAAKLMGINAKAMVTLSFAMSAAIGAVAGNIITPITLMEYDRGAMLGIKGFSAAILGGVGNPFGAVAAGLVIGILESFCAGFISSGYKDAFAFLIMLLVLFVRPGGLLGKYEIE
- a CDS encoding 4Fe-4S dicluster domain-containing protein is translated as IDIGVQRFCEKCGLCAEYCPSRAIMPRPRTDKAWDKSNAEGVLKWPIHAMDCFDWWVANGTHCSVCIRVCPWNKPNTFVHRLVRTLAERDILTRFLVSMDELFGYGRQVKSELYSRIQDPSVVKVEDTG